One genomic segment of Rhodopirellula islandica includes these proteins:
- a CDS encoding ATP-binding protein has product MPSSSPSQTSATPSPDVFEKLATFYLGREYDLANGKALDNLLLYDAKDLCTHAMCVGMTGSGKTGLCLSLLEEAAIDGIPAICIDPKGDLANLMLAFPDMKPDDFLPWLEQGEASRKGMTLEEYAAKTAETWKNGLASWGQSTDRVARFKAAADVAIYTPGSNTGIPLTVLKSFDAPPPEVLSDTDAMRERVTGAASGLLTLLGMEADPLLSREHILISSILEHCWRDGRGVTIGDLIGLISAPPITRVGVLDLDTFMPPSERAKLAMTLNNLLASPAFSSWLEGESLSIPDLLYTKEGKPKLSILSIAHLGDQERMFFVTILLNEIVSWMRTQSGTSSLRAMLYMDEVAGYFPPVANPPSKPPMLTLLKQARAFGLGVTLATQNPVDLDYKGLSNIGTWFLGRLQTERDKARVLDGLEGAAAQSGKPFNKAEMEQLLASLGSRVFLMNNVHDDGPTVFQTRWAMSFLAGPLARDQIAMLMADRKAELAAEQAGEHESVSNEVSSPSRPVLPTGIGEAFLVPTRYPSGEGRRVYRAALLGEGSMHFVRSSAGVDEWVDARRVLRCGQGVPEDVWESSEPLDVDAEWVSDPEEGFDFTDLPDDLRGASKLKSIQKRLKDYLYRHHPMELFKSPALGEYAPAGANEVEARLHFQQAAREERDLQTEKLRDKYGSKMKSLESKMRTAEERIAREEGQYESAKMSSILSFGTSLIGAFMGRKIASRTNVSKMSTAARGASRAAQQRGDVKRAEAALEQLHIDMQELEDELRHEIDQLGQEFDIENLELETVTIPPRKSDLKIGDPVILWTPWQVDSTGDATALF; this is encoded by the coding sequence ATGCCTTCATCTTCTCCCTCTCAAACATCCGCCACACCGTCTCCCGACGTGTTTGAAAAGCTGGCCACGTTCTATTTGGGACGCGAGTACGATCTCGCAAACGGCAAAGCACTCGACAATTTGCTGCTCTACGATGCGAAGGACCTGTGCACGCATGCGATGTGCGTGGGCATGACCGGCAGCGGAAAAACCGGGTTGTGCCTGTCGTTGTTGGAAGAAGCCGCGATCGACGGCATCCCGGCGATTTGCATCGACCCCAAAGGGGATTTGGCGAACCTGATGCTCGCCTTCCCCGACATGAAACCTGATGATTTCCTGCCGTGGTTGGAACAAGGCGAAGCGTCTCGCAAAGGCATGACGCTGGAGGAGTACGCTGCGAAAACGGCAGAGACGTGGAAAAACGGCTTGGCCTCCTGGGGGCAATCCACCGACCGCGTCGCCCGATTCAAAGCCGCCGCCGACGTCGCGATCTACACCCCCGGCAGCAACACCGGGATTCCACTGACCGTCCTGAAGAGCTTTGACGCGCCACCCCCGGAGGTCCTCTCCGACACCGACGCGATGCGAGAACGTGTCACGGGTGCTGCCTCGGGATTGCTGACGCTGCTGGGAATGGAAGCCGACCCGCTGCTTTCCCGCGAACACATTTTGATCAGCTCGATCTTGGAGCATTGTTGGCGGGACGGACGCGGTGTCACGATTGGTGATTTGATCGGCTTGATCTCCGCACCGCCAATCACCCGAGTCGGTGTGCTCGACCTCGACACCTTCATGCCGCCCAGCGAACGAGCCAAGCTGGCGATGACGCTCAACAATCTGTTGGCCTCGCCCGCGTTCTCGTCGTGGCTGGAAGGGGAATCGCTTTCGATCCCCGACCTGCTGTACACCAAAGAGGGCAAACCCAAACTCTCGATCCTGTCGATCGCACACCTCGGCGATCAAGAACGCATGTTCTTCGTCACGATCTTGCTCAACGAAATCGTCTCCTGGATGCGAACGCAAAGCGGCACCAGTTCACTGCGAGCGATGCTGTACATGGACGAGGTTGCCGGTTACTTCCCACCGGTCGCCAACCCGCCCTCCAAACCGCCGATGCTGACCTTGCTCAAACAAGCCCGGGCGTTTGGACTGGGCGTCACACTTGCGACTCAGAACCCAGTCGACCTGGACTACAAAGGCTTGTCCAACATCGGCACCTGGTTCCTCGGCCGATTGCAGACCGAACGCGACAAAGCTCGGGTGCTGGATGGGCTGGAAGGCGCCGCCGCTCAATCCGGCAAACCGTTCAACAAGGCTGAGATGGAACAATTGCTCGCGTCACTGGGCAGCCGCGTGTTCCTGATGAACAACGTTCATGACGATGGCCCGACCGTGTTCCAAACCCGCTGGGCGATGTCGTTCCTGGCCGGCCCTTTGGCTCGCGACCAAATCGCCATGTTGATGGCGGACCGCAAAGCGGAACTCGCGGCTGAACAAGCTGGCGAACACGAATCCGTTTCCAACGAAGTCTCCTCGCCCAGCCGCCCGGTCTTGCCAACCGGAATCGGCGAAGCGTTCCTGGTTCCGACCCGGTACCCCAGCGGCGAGGGTCGCCGTGTTTACCGAGCGGCGCTACTGGGGGAAGGCTCCATGCACTTCGTCCGCAGCAGCGCCGGGGTGGACGAATGGGTCGACGCCCGCCGAGTCTTGCGATGCGGCCAGGGAGTTCCAGAGGACGTTTGGGAATCCAGCGAACCTTTGGATGTCGATGCCGAATGGGTGTCCGATCCAGAAGAAGGTTTCGACTTCACCGATTTGCCCGACGACCTTCGGGGAGCCAGCAAGCTGAAGTCGATTCAAAAGCGATTGAAAGACTATCTCTACCGACATCATCCCATGGAGCTTTTCAAAAGCCCCGCCCTGGGTGAGTACGCCCCCGCAGGGGCCAATGAAGTCGAAGCACGACTGCACTTCCAACAAGCCGCTCGTGAAGAACGCGACTTGCAAACGGAAAAACTGCGTGACAAATACGGCTCCAAGATGAAGTCACTCGAAAGCAAAATGCGAACGGCAGAGGAGCGAATTGCCCGTGAAGAAGGGCAATACGAATCCGCCAAGATGTCTTCCATTCTGTCCTTCGGCACCTCGCTGATTGGTGCGTTCATGGGACGCAAGATTGCCAGCCGAACGAACGTTTCCAAGATGTCGACGGCAGCACGCGGCGCGTCACGCGCCGCTCAACAACGCGGCGATGTCAAACGCGCTGAAGCGGCGTTGGAGCAACTGCACATCGACATGCAAGAACTCGAAGACGAACTGCGTCACGAGATCGATCAGCTCGGACAGGAATTCGACATCGAAAACCTGGAGCTCGAAACGGTGACGATCCCACCGCGAAAAAGCGACCTGAAGATCGGCGATCCCGTCATTCTCTGGACGCCTTGGCAAGTTGACTCCACCGGCGACGCCACCGCGTTGTTCTAA
- a CDS encoding glycine zipper domain-containing protein — protein sequence MKTQFNFSVRLILVGAAVLASGVFSPNSAMAQANTQRGATWGGITGAIAGAIIGDNNGEAGAGAAIGGAVGAVAGGVLGNAKDKELRAQQYYGQSTYAQTTPAYTPAPVPAGAVSFNDVVAMCRSGVSEGVVLNQIASRGVQRRPVVSDIITLHQQGVSEVVISAMQNAPVGDQVIVRAPAVVETPVYVPAPRVYVQPAPVYRARPVYRAPPRHGHSSGFHIHYGR from the coding sequence ATGAAAACCCAATTCAACTTTAGCGTCCGTTTGATTCTTGTCGGTGCCGCCGTGTTGGCATCGGGAGTCTTCTCCCCCAACAGTGCCATGGCCCAAGCCAATACCCAACGCGGTGCAACTTGGGGCGGCATCACCGGTGCGATCGCAGGTGCGATCATCGGAGACAACAACGGCGAAGCGGGTGCCGGAGCCGCCATCGGTGGCGCCGTCGGCGCGGTCGCTGGTGGGGTGCTGGGCAACGCGAAAGACAAAGAGCTGCGAGCTCAGCAGTACTACGGGCAATCCACCTACGCCCAGACCACTCCCGCTTACACACCGGCTCCGGTTCCCGCCGGGGCAGTTTCGTTCAACGATGTTGTTGCGATGTGCCGCAGCGGTGTCAGCGAAGGTGTGGTGCTGAATCAAATCGCATCCCGCGGTGTTCAGCGACGCCCTGTCGTTTCAGACATCATCACGTTGCACCAACAAGGCGTCAGCGAAGTGGTGATCTCAGCGATGCAGAACGCTCCCGTCGGTGACCAGGTCATCGTCCGAGCACCGGCGGTGGTCGAAACGCCAGTGTATGTGCCCGCGCCACGTGTGTACGTTCAGCCGGCGCCTGTTTACAGGGCTCGTCCGGTTTACCGTGCACCACCTCGTCATGGTCACAGCAGCGGATTTCATATCCACTACGGCCGCTGA